TTCCTCTGACATCTGTCCCTTTGTCTTCTGCCTCCTGCTCTGAGTAGGAGTTCCCTAACAagacagagagtgtgtgtgtggggggggggggggggaggggggaatgtctctgtcttctcattaccatttctttttctttcctgtattACTTCTCCTCTAATATTTAAATAAAGgttttgtatgtatgcataattgtattagttttaaatattattaatatatgaaaataactaCATGACATGCTTAGATTATGACCCCTAAAATGTTATCATTGGTTTAGAATAGTAAGTTACACAAAGTAAACCTAAATATTCATATAATGTTATATAACACTGTGGGCAATATAATTAAGTTACAGTAGCCAATTCCTAGCCTTCCAGAATCTTCTATTGAAAAATCCTTGCCTGAATATACCCTGAATAACCCTTCCCCCCcagttgtcccccccccccacagggtttctctgtgtagcctggctgtcctggaactcactctatagaccaggctggccttgaactcagaaatctgcctgcctcccaagtgctgggattaaaggtgtgcgccaccaccgcccggcctgaaTAACTTATTAAGAATCACTATGCAAGACTCAACCACAGTAAGCTCCGTCCATCTTCAGGTGGCATTTCCTaagttctcctgcttctgccccacCAAAGACATCCCTCAATCCCTCAGAACAGCCTGGCCATTGCCTCACCTTTACAGCACAGCACTCTCCCTGAGATTAAGGTTAGTGAGTAGAGAGCCTAACAAACTATCAACTTAACAAGATGGATTTCATATCCCCATCTCCCACCAAGACACCAAGTCCTACTTCCCTCTTCTCCACTGTACCAACAAAAATCACATAGCACAGAAGTCTTTACAAACAATTCCTAAACATCAGAATActaaatcttctattttactgACAAGAAATATTTTTTGGTCACCTTTTAGTGACATAATCTTAATAAGCCATAAAAATCTAGACAATAATTCCTTGTTAAAGAAAtcaccagctgggcagtggtggcacacacctttaatcccagcacttgggaggcagaggcaggcaggtttctaagttcgaggccagcctggtctacagagtgagttccaggacagccagagctacacagagaaaccctgtctcaaaaaaaccaaaaaaataaaaaataaaaaaattaaaaaaaaaaatcaccaaaagtCAACACTAATTGTCACAGTATAGctggaaatgttttttttctttgaaaacataTGAAAACCTTCTAATTTTCCAACAAGTACTGGGTATAAAGATGACTTAAGTACATACCAACTTCATTAAAATCTTCAAATGTGATCTtgcctgtggcttctctgtcataATCTTTAAGAATCTTCAACACATCAGCCTTTTTCACATCAAAGCCCAAGGCTCTCATTGCCACCTTTTGGattaagaaggaaaaacaaactgtAAAGCACTCCTTACAAAAGAAATAATCACTGATTTCTAAGAAAGTTTTCCATCTTAAAAGACAACAACAGATTACTAAAGCAcaattattctgtatttttaccTCTAACTTAAGAATATAAAACCATAAtggtttttcattttgaaattaaatagaaattattttcattgacatTTTGCTGTTTTATATGGCCAATGAATTAAAAAGTttacaaaaaatacataaaacaatgAACTAAATACAAAGATAACCATGTGTTATcaagggattaaaggcatgtcacAAATACTAAAAGGCAAGCCAAGAgcataaaagcaataaaaaggaaaaaaagggtaACAATTTCAGGCTTCCATGGTTGACATCACGGAATTTTATAGTTTTATCAGTCAAGACTGAGGTAAGACTGTCATTAGTTTGAGATGAGAGTAGTATGGAATACATATAAAGATCCTTTCTCAACAAACAAGCCAGCAATCGGCCTTCCCACCAGAGCATACAGAATTAGCTACAGCGGTGGCATTAGTTTCAGATGACTGAATTTAAACAGAAAACTGCTCCTAGTACCAGGGAAGGAAAGCTGTGTCACTTATATGTCAGGCAACCCTTTCTGAACAGAGGAAGAGCTtgtggagaggagaggatgggaCACGAGGCCTGGACAGAGGGCTGGGAACACAGCTGCCCCTCTTCCAGGTGGGGAGGCTCTGGGCGGAAGGAATTAGTAAATAAGAACAGGTGGTCATGGAGACAGCAGCACCCAGCATGCAGGGCAGGGCAGCCAGGAAAGGCCCATGAGCAACGGCATGGTCCAAGAACTgaagaaagaggaaatgcaaTGGCAGTGTAAAGGCCAATCAGAAATAAGGAAGCCTGGCTAGGAAACAAAGGCCCAAACAGGGATGTTCAACCACAACAAATGACTAGGACACCAACAGGAATAACTCCgcctgtgtgggggaggggagcagcagcAAGAGAACAGTGGGGTGGGGAAAGAGCTAAAAGATGACCTCAAGATTGCGGCCAAAGCTTCGGGCCTATTATTACTTTTAGATAGTCTATCCTCTCACTACGTAGTTTCTACCCCTACTTGAAATGCTTAAAAATCACCTACAATGTTGCCCaatttaaaactacatttaaCATTTAAGATATCAAAAGttagcggggcggtggtggtgctgtaatcccagcactctgggaggcaaaggcaggtggatttctgagtttgaggccagcctggtctacagagggagctccaggacagccagggctatacagagaaaccctgtctcgaaaaaaccaaatccaaaaacaaaacaaacaaacaaacaaacaaacaaaaaccaaaaaaaaaaaaaaaaggatatcaaaagttgagggctggtgagatggcacagtggttaagagcaccaactgctcttccgaaggtcctgagttcaaatcccagcaaccacattagatccataatgagatctgatgctctcttctggggcatctaaagacagctacagtatacttacatataataaatgaattaataaacaaatctttttttaaaaagatatcaaATGTTATCTTTCTTACTGGGTTGAACATAAGAGATGTGTTTATTTCCCCTTCTACCTTTACTCGTAATTTTAAGCCTTAAACTGAACATTTTCCCTCAGCATATAACAACATTAGGCATTATCCTTTGTAACAGAGAACACTAAGAATGTGTTAGTGCTATCTTAAACATTAAAGCTCATTCTCAGAAATGTCTGAGCAAAGCCAACAGTCTCCATCTCAAAACTGTTTAGGCTGCACTTCAGAGACGGCTCTGCAGAGTGCTCACCCTGcaatcatgaggaccagagttcaaatacCCACCACTCATGAGAAAAAGACAGGCCTAGTGGCAGGTGCCAGTGATGAGGTGTGGAGACAGGAGCAGTCCGCAGAGTTCCAGTTCAGTGAGATAGACTGTCTCAAGGCAATAGTGTTGGCAGACACGTTAAGGTCCACCCTGCCCTCCACATGATACACAACGGGATGAACAGGCCTGCTTGAGCAACATGCACAGGCCACAAACATGTGTTTTAAAACTGAGCTCCGCCATCCCAGAGGAAATGGCAGTAGGAAGTGCATGCTAAGAACCGCCCCTTTAACTGGGTGGATGGGCAGTCAGCCCTTCCATAGGGTGTTCTCTCACACTTCTATCAAGGTTCTAGAAGCCAAATTCCCTTTTTTACTAAGTTTTCTTGGAGCACCTGTGGGTGAGCACTACAAACAGCCTCACAGTTCTGAAACAAGCTTCTAGAATAGACTTTAAAGCAACAGTCACAAATGCAATTGAGTCAAATAAAAATGGGTCTGAAAGTCCCGTTACCTTTAATTCATGATAATCTATGGCTTGGTCTTTGTCAGTATCAAATAGCTCAAAAGCATCTTTAATTTCTTGCTTCTGTTCTTCAGAGAGCTCTCTtcgttttttcctttttgttttgtctacTACAAGCTCACCTCTAGGACACAGAAAAATGTCTTTAGTCCACCCTAACCCAACTTAGGATGAAAAATCGTTTTCTAAATTTCAACAAAGCAGAGTAGTGTGACAAAGAAATTGTCCCTAAGTCAATGTCCTGTAGTCCCACGTAAAATATAAAAGGGGCTAAACAATGTCCCGTAGTCCCATGTCCCAAATGTTTTATAACAAATCCTAATCAAAGTCGAAAGCACCGAAAACAACATACATATTATTCATGTCATCTACCAagggcataaaaataaataacaaatagatCAACCACGATAAACTTGGTTTATTTTGGAAAGCTTATAAATTCTCACAATTACTACAAAAAATCAACCATAAAACTTAAAAGGTTACCTTAGCACTGtaagtttaaaatgtttttaaatcatACATTTCTATCAGTGCTCTATGGTTTTATTCCACTGATATTAGCCAGGTAAAATATAAAAGGGGCTAAACATGCGAATACTGGACGCCCCAAAATCACAGCATCTAATACGCATGCTTAAGTCTACATGATGTTTAAAAGTGTTTTAACTCTCACTTAACATGTAAACGATAGGTTAAACGTCTTCGTTTTAAAACTCTGGAGAAGCTTAAAGAAGATCTAAAAAGGGCACTTGGATCTGAACATGTCTGCCTTAAAAAGCTGCCAACGCAAAAATGCAGTCCAAATGATTACACGAGGATACAACACGTGTATGCGCACGTTTTAAAGGATGGAAGCTTTAAAACCTCAAAACTCGGCCGACGCTACCAGCTCGATATTTACGTCTGAGCAGCGTCTGGCTCGGGAACGCCCGCCCGTGGCCCCGATGTGGGGCCGACTCGGAGCCGAGCGGGTGCGAGCCGGGCCGGGAGCCGTCCTCACGGGACCCCGGCTGCGCCCACTGCAGGCCCCGCGTCCTGCGTCTCCCTGGGCAACGCACAGACCGGCGCGGCCCGGGGCAAGTGGACATGGACAGGGGGAGGAGccaatggggggggggatgtcCGGAAGTGAAGGAGGGTGTCCCGGAAACGAGATCCACCCGAGACGCCTAAAGCACAGCGCGCCTCGGGGCCGGGGAGAAAGGCAAGCTCTCCCGTGACTTTCCGGAGGAAGCAGGCGGCCAGGCCCGAGTCCCTCAGACGCGTGAGGGAAACCTCGCGAGACTTCACTCGGGGTGCGGTGGTGTCCGGAGGCGGGAACCGCCGAGTCAGATGATCGGTGCTGGGCCCCGGCTCCCGACCCGGCCTCCCATCCACGCCCGCCCTGGCCCTCCGGGGAACGGAGGCGCGGCCTCCTCATTACCGACCTCAGAGCTAAACTCATTTTCTCTTCCGACAGAGATGTTCCGCTCAAGGACTTTTCCACGGGAAACAACAGCCGCCAACCTCCACGGCCTCGGGGACCACCCACCAGACAGGAGTTTCTGGGCGCGATTGGCTGAAATTGCCAACAGCCGGCCCGTTGGGGGCGGAAGCGTCACTTGCTTCTGTTTTCATTGGTCAGCATTCATGTCAATCAAGTACACATTTttgctgctggctggctggcccccTGGATTGGCCAGAGACTTTCCCGAATCCTTTGCGCGCCTGCTAGAGTCGCCACGCGGGATTCGGGCAGGCAAGGCGAGGCTCCACGGGGGACTTGCTGCTGGACTTCCGAGCACGCGTGCAGGGCGTCGACAGAGCGAAGGGAAAAGGACACAGCACAAGCAGCCTGCTTAAAATGAGGGAGCAGTTATTGGGGATCCAGGCCTGCGAAAAGATGTACAATTTTGCGTGACTGATGCACCTGAAAAATGTATATCTAAAGGCGACATTCTTTATTCTTAGTTCCGTAAGAACCAAGCTAAACGTTCTTCCCCCGTACAACTTTCCCAAGTGATTTTAGGCAGACTGGATTAggcttttcattttgttgttttgttaggTCATTTACAGTAAGACTACCTAAACCACCCTGTGTGATTGgaaatgtgtttgtttgcttttgctccTCACTTTCTAGTGCTGTAAACTATGTGCGTCAATCTCATCTTA
Above is a genomic segment from Apodemus sylvaticus chromosome 16, mApoSyl1.1, whole genome shotgun sequence containing:
- the Cetn3 gene encoding centrin-3 isoform X1, with product MSTCPGPRRSVRCPGRRRTRGLQWAQPGSREDGSRPGSHPLGSESAPHRGHGRAFPSQTLLRRKYRAGSVGRVLRGELVVDKTKRKKRRELSEEQKQEIKDAFELFDTDKDQAIDYHELKVAMRALGFDVKKADVLKILKDYDREATGKITFEDFNEVVTDWILERDPHEEILKAFKLFDDDDSGKISLRNLRRVARELGENMSDEELRAMIEEFDKDGDGEINQEEFIAIMTGDI
- the Cetn3 gene encoding centrin-3 isoform X2, which translates into the protein MSLALRGELVVDKTKRKKRRELSEEQKQEIKDAFELFDTDKDQAIDYHELKVAMRALGFDVKKADVLKILKDYDREATGKITFEDFNEVVTDWILERDPHEEILKAFKLFDDDDSGKISLRNLRRVARELGENMSDEELRAMIEEFDKDGDGEINQEEFIAIMTGDI